From one Dama dama isolate Ldn47 chromosome 4, ASM3311817v1, whole genome shotgun sequence genomic stretch:
- the LOC133053933 gene encoding AFG3-like protein 1 isoform X4, with protein sequence MQKGETPWDDKDLRSLAVLGAGVAAGFLYFYFRDPGKEITWKHFVQYYLARGLVDRLEVVNKQFVRVIPAPGTSPEKYAWFSIGSVDTFERNLQTAQWELGIEPPNQTAVVYTTESNGSFLRSLVPTLLLIGIFLYVMRRGPMGAGRGRRGGGLFGIGETIAKIIKDDIGVRFADVAGCEEAKLEIMEFVNFLKNPKQYQDLGAKIPKGALLTGPPGTGKTLLAKATAGEAGVPFITVNGSEFLEMFVGVGPARVRDMFAMARKNAPCILFVDEIDAIGRKRGRGHFGGQSEQENTLNQLLVEMDGFSSTTNVVVLAGTNRPDVLDPALMRPGRFDRQIYIGPPDIKGRSSIFRVHLRPLKLDESLSKDALARKLAALTPGFTGADISNVCNEAALIAARHLSPSVGEKHFEQAIERVIGGLEKKTQVLQPNEKMTVAYHEAGHAVVGWFLEHADPLLKVSIVPRGKGLGYAQCLPREQYLYTREQLFDRMCAMLGGRVAEQLFFGRVTTGAQDDLRKVTQSAYAQIVQFGMSEKLGQVSFDLPRPGEALVEKPFSEATAQLIDEEVRRLIGSAHARTLDLLTRCREQVDKVGRRLLEKEVLERADMVELLGPRPFAEKITYEELVEGTGGLEEDTALPEGLQGWRGGPEEGGLGRPLQESPA encoded by the exons ATGCAGAAG GGGGAGACTCCCTGGGACGACAAGGATCTCCGCAGTCTGGCCGTGCTGGGGGCAGGTGTTGCTGCGGGATTTCTCTACTTCTATTTCCGAGATCCTGGGAAGGAAATCACTTGGAAGCACTTTGTGCAGTATTACCTGGCGAGAGGTCTG GTGGATCGGCTGGAAGTCGTGAATAAACAGTTCGTGCGTGTTATTCCTGCCCCTGGGACATCACCTGAG AAGTATGCGTGGTTCAGCATTGGCAGCGTGGACACCTTCGAGCGCAACCTGCAGACTGCCCAGTGGGAGCTAGGCATTGAGCCCCCCAACCAGACGGCTGTGGTCTACACCACTGAGAGCAATGG GTCTTTCTTGCGAAGCCTGGTGCCCACCCTTCTCCTGATTGGCATCTTCCTCTATGTCATGAGGAGGGGTCCGATGGGGGCTGGGCGTGGTAGGCGAGGAGGGGGCCTCTTCGGCATTGGTGAGACAATAGCCAAAATCATCAAGGATGACATCGGCGTGCGGTTTGCAGACGTGGCTGGTTGCGAAGAAGCCAAGCTGGAGATCATGGAGTTTGTGAATTTCCTAAAGAACCCCAAACAGTACCAGGACCTTGGGGCCAAAATTCCAAAG GGAGCCCTGCTCACAGGTCCTCCTGGTACCGGCAAGACACTTCTTGCCAAGGCAACCGCGGGGGAGGCTGGTGTGCCCTTCATCACCGTGAATGGGTCTGAGTTCCTGGAGATGTTTGTTGGTGTTGGCCCAGCTCGG GTTCGTGACATGTTTGCAATGGCCCGGAAAAATGCTCCCTGTATCTTGTTCGTTGATGAGATTGATGCAATTGGCCGGAAGCGTGGGCGTGGGCACTTTGGAGGCCAGAGTGAGCAGGAGAATACCCTGAACCAGCTGCTCGTGGAGATGGACG GATTCAGCTCTACCACAAACGTCGTCGTGCTGGCTGGCACCAACCGCCCCGATGTCCTTGATCCAGCCCTGATGCGGCCAGGCCGCTTCGACCGTCAGATTTACATTG GCCCCCCGGACATCAAAGGCAGGTCGTCTATCTTCAGGGTCCACCTGCGTCCACTCAAGTTGGATGAGAGCCTCAGCAAGGATGCCCTGGCGAGGAAGCTTGCAGCCCTCACTCCAGGCTTCACAG GTGCTGATATTTCTAATGTTTGCAACGAAGCTGCCCTGATCGCCGCCCGCCACCTCAGCCCCTCTGTCGGGGAGAAGCACTTCGAGCAGGCCATCGAGAGGGTCATTGGAG GCCTTGAGAAGAAGACACAGGTCCTGCAGCCCAATGAGAAGATGACGGTGGCCTACCACGAGGCTGGCCATGCAGTGGTGGGCTGGTTCCTGGAACACGCAGACCCCCTGCTCAAG GTGTCCATCGTCCCCCGGGGCAAGGGGCTCGGCTATGCCCAGTGCCTGCCCAGGGAGCAGTACCTGTACACGCGGGAGCAGCTCTTTGACCGCATGTGCGCCATGCTGGGCGGCCGCGTGGCTGAGCAGCTGTTCTTCGGGCGGGTCACCACGGGGGCCCAGGACGACCTGAGAAAGGTCACCCAGAGCGCCTATGCCCAG ATCGTGCAGTTCGGAATGAGCGAGAAGCTGGGCCAGGTGTCCTTCGATCTCCCACGGCCGGGCGAGGCACTGGTGGAGAAGCCGTTCAGCGAGGCCACGGCCCAGCTCATAGACGAGGAGGTGCGGCGGCTCATCGGCTCCGCGCATGCGCGCACCCTGGACCTGCTCACCCGCTGCCGCGAGCAGGTGGACAAG GTGGGCAGGCGGCTGCTGGAGAAGGAGGTGCTGGAGCGGGCTGACATGGTGGAGCTGCTCGGGCCACGGCCGTTCGCCGAGAAGATCACCTATGAGGAGCTCGTGGAGGGCACGGGcggcctggaggaggacacggcccTTCCTGAGGGTCTGCAGGGCTGGCGTGGGGGGCCGGAGGAGGGCGGCTTAGGGCGCCCGCTGCAGGAGAGCCCAGCCTAG
- the LOC133053933 gene encoding AFG3-like protein 1 isoform X2: MSQRLVAAAGSRAVAGPLAVLWRCGLGPRGGRTFGAGVRALGTAQQCLQGTRSQQSALQIRLASVSQWLCSEPPKGTNEPKDAGSGADRGKRRGKQDDFAWWKRMQKGETPWDDKDLRSLAVLGAGVAAGFLYFYFRDPGKEITWKHFVQYYLARGLVDRLEVVNKQFVRVIPAPGTSPEKYAWFSIGSVDTFERNLQTAQWELGIEPPNQTAVVYTTESNGSFLRSLVPTLLLIGIFLYVMRRGPMGAGRGRRGGGLFGIGETIAKIIKDDIGVRFADVAGCEEAKLEIMEFVNFLKNPKQYQDLGAKIPKGALLTGPPGTGKTLLAKATAGEAGVPFITVNGSEFLEMFVGVGPARVRDMFAMARKNAPCILFVDEIDAIGRKRGRGHFGGQSEQENTLNQLLVEMDGFSSTTNVVVLAGTNRPDVLDPALMRPGRFDRQIYIGPPDIKGRSSIFRVHLRPLKLDESLSKDALARKLAALTPGFTGADISNVCNEAALIAARHLSPSVGEKHFEQAIERVIGGLEKKTQVLQPNEKMTVAYHEAGHAVVGWFLEHADPLLKVSIVPRGKGLGYAQCLPREQYLYTREQLFDRMCAMLGGRVAEQLFFGRVTTGAQDDLRKVTQSAYAQIVQFGMSEKLGQVSFDLPRPGEALVEKPFSEATAQLIDEEVRRLIGSAHARTLDLLTRCREQVGRRLLEKEVLERADMVELLGPRPFAEKITYEELVEGTGGLEEDTALPEGLQGWRGGPEEGGLGRPLQESPA, from the exons TGTCTCCAGGGAACCCGCTCTCAGCAGTCGGCTCTGCAGATAAGACTGGCGTCAGTTTCCCAGTGGCTGTGTTCAGAACCACCCAAAG GAACTAATGAACCAAAGGATGCTGGTTCTGGAGCagacagagggaagagaagaggaaagcaaGATGACTTTGCCTGGTGGAAACGGATGCAGAAG GGGGAGACTCCCTGGGACGACAAGGATCTCCGCAGTCTGGCCGTGCTGGGGGCAGGTGTTGCTGCGGGATTTCTCTACTTCTATTTCCGAGATCCTGGGAAGGAAATCACTTGGAAGCACTTTGTGCAGTATTACCTGGCGAGAGGTCTG GTGGATCGGCTGGAAGTCGTGAATAAACAGTTCGTGCGTGTTATTCCTGCCCCTGGGACATCACCTGAG AAGTATGCGTGGTTCAGCATTGGCAGCGTGGACACCTTCGAGCGCAACCTGCAGACTGCCCAGTGGGAGCTAGGCATTGAGCCCCCCAACCAGACGGCTGTGGTCTACACCACTGAGAGCAATGG GTCTTTCTTGCGAAGCCTGGTGCCCACCCTTCTCCTGATTGGCATCTTCCTCTATGTCATGAGGAGGGGTCCGATGGGGGCTGGGCGTGGTAGGCGAGGAGGGGGCCTCTTCGGCATTGGTGAGACAATAGCCAAAATCATCAAGGATGACATCGGCGTGCGGTTTGCAGACGTGGCTGGTTGCGAAGAAGCCAAGCTGGAGATCATGGAGTTTGTGAATTTCCTAAAGAACCCCAAACAGTACCAGGACCTTGGGGCCAAAATTCCAAAG GGAGCCCTGCTCACAGGTCCTCCTGGTACCGGCAAGACACTTCTTGCCAAGGCAACCGCGGGGGAGGCTGGTGTGCCCTTCATCACCGTGAATGGGTCTGAGTTCCTGGAGATGTTTGTTGGTGTTGGCCCAGCTCGG GTTCGTGACATGTTTGCAATGGCCCGGAAAAATGCTCCCTGTATCTTGTTCGTTGATGAGATTGATGCAATTGGCCGGAAGCGTGGGCGTGGGCACTTTGGAGGCCAGAGTGAGCAGGAGAATACCCTGAACCAGCTGCTCGTGGAGATGGACG GATTCAGCTCTACCACAAACGTCGTCGTGCTGGCTGGCACCAACCGCCCCGATGTCCTTGATCCAGCCCTGATGCGGCCAGGCCGCTTCGACCGTCAGATTTACATTG GCCCCCCGGACATCAAAGGCAGGTCGTCTATCTTCAGGGTCCACCTGCGTCCACTCAAGTTGGATGAGAGCCTCAGCAAGGATGCCCTGGCGAGGAAGCTTGCAGCCCTCACTCCAGGCTTCACAG GTGCTGATATTTCTAATGTTTGCAACGAAGCTGCCCTGATCGCCGCCCGCCACCTCAGCCCCTCTGTCGGGGAGAAGCACTTCGAGCAGGCCATCGAGAGGGTCATTGGAG GCCTTGAGAAGAAGACACAGGTCCTGCAGCCCAATGAGAAGATGACGGTGGCCTACCACGAGGCTGGCCATGCAGTGGTGGGCTGGTTCCTGGAACACGCAGACCCCCTGCTCAAG GTGTCCATCGTCCCCCGGGGCAAGGGGCTCGGCTATGCCCAGTGCCTGCCCAGGGAGCAGTACCTGTACACGCGGGAGCAGCTCTTTGACCGCATGTGCGCCATGCTGGGCGGCCGCGTGGCTGAGCAGCTGTTCTTCGGGCGGGTCACCACGGGGGCCCAGGACGACCTGAGAAAGGTCACCCAGAGCGCCTATGCCCAG ATCGTGCAGTTCGGAATGAGCGAGAAGCTGGGCCAGGTGTCCTTCGATCTCCCACGGCCGGGCGAGGCACTGGTGGAGAAGCCGTTCAGCGAGGCCACGGCCCAGCTCATAGACGAGGAGGTGCGGCGGCTCATCGGCTCCGCGCATGCGCGCACCCTGGACCTGCTCACCCGCTGCCGCGAGCAG GTGGGCAGGCGGCTGCTGGAGAAGGAGGTGCTGGAGCGGGCTGACATGGTGGAGCTGCTCGGGCCACGGCCGTTCGCCGAGAAGATCACCTATGAGGAGCTCGTGGAGGGCACGGGcggcctggaggaggacacggcccTTCCTGAGGGTCTGCAGGGCTGGCGTGGGGGGCCGGAGGAGGGCGGCTTAGGGCGCCCGCTGCAGGAGAGCCCAGCCTAG
- the LOC133053933 gene encoding AFG3-like protein 1 isoform X3: MLCPHLMNLRADGPGWLGLCMLAEEKPRGQLPGVLSAMVSGVVLGGGEVPHSGSCPHRAILSVPVFSRRSFVIVVNEVDRLEVVNKQFVRVIPAPGTSPEKYAWFSIGSVDTFERNLQTAQWELGIEPPNQTAVVYTTESNGSFLRSLVPTLLLIGIFLYVMRRGPMGAGRGRRGGGLFGIGETIAKIIKDDIGVRFADVAGCEEAKLEIMEFVNFLKNPKQYQDLGAKIPKGALLTGPPGTGKTLLAKATAGEAGVPFITVNGSEFLEMFVGVGPARVRDMFAMARKNAPCILFVDEIDAIGRKRGRGHFGGQSEQENTLNQLLVEMDGFSSTTNVVVLAGTNRPDVLDPALMRPGRFDRQIYIGPPDIKGRSSIFRVHLRPLKLDESLSKDALARKLAALTPGFTGADISNVCNEAALIAARHLSPSVGEKHFEQAIERVIGGLEKKTQVLQPNEKMTVAYHEAGHAVVGWFLEHADPLLKVSIVPRGKGLGYAQCLPREQYLYTREQLFDRMCAMLGGRVAEQLFFGRVTTGAQDDLRKVTQSAYAQIVQFGMSEKLGQVSFDLPRPGEALVEKPFSEATAQLIDEEVRRLIGSAHARTLDLLTRCREQVDKVGRRLLEKEVLERADMVELLGPRPFAEKITYEELVEGTGGLEEDTALPEGLQGWRGGPEEGGLGRPLQESPA; this comes from the exons ATGCTGTGCCCTCATCTCATGAACCTGAGAGCTGATGGGCCTGGCTGGCTGGGGCTCTGCATGTTGGCGGAAGAGAAACCAAGGGGGCAGTTGCCTGGAGTTCTGTCTGCCATGGTTTCTGGAGTCGTGTTGGGTGGCGGTGAAGTTCCACATTCAGGATCGTGTCCTCACCGCGCAATCCTGAGTGTTCCAGTGTTTTCCAGAAGGAGCTTTGTCATCGTGGTTAATGAG GTGGATCGGCTGGAAGTCGTGAATAAACAGTTCGTGCGTGTTATTCCTGCCCCTGGGACATCACCTGAG AAGTATGCGTGGTTCAGCATTGGCAGCGTGGACACCTTCGAGCGCAACCTGCAGACTGCCCAGTGGGAGCTAGGCATTGAGCCCCCCAACCAGACGGCTGTGGTCTACACCACTGAGAGCAATGG GTCTTTCTTGCGAAGCCTGGTGCCCACCCTTCTCCTGATTGGCATCTTCCTCTATGTCATGAGGAGGGGTCCGATGGGGGCTGGGCGTGGTAGGCGAGGAGGGGGCCTCTTCGGCATTGGTGAGACAATAGCCAAAATCATCAAGGATGACATCGGCGTGCGGTTTGCAGACGTGGCTGGTTGCGAAGAAGCCAAGCTGGAGATCATGGAGTTTGTGAATTTCCTAAAGAACCCCAAACAGTACCAGGACCTTGGGGCCAAAATTCCAAAG GGAGCCCTGCTCACAGGTCCTCCTGGTACCGGCAAGACACTTCTTGCCAAGGCAACCGCGGGGGAGGCTGGTGTGCCCTTCATCACCGTGAATGGGTCTGAGTTCCTGGAGATGTTTGTTGGTGTTGGCCCAGCTCGG GTTCGTGACATGTTTGCAATGGCCCGGAAAAATGCTCCCTGTATCTTGTTCGTTGATGAGATTGATGCAATTGGCCGGAAGCGTGGGCGTGGGCACTTTGGAGGCCAGAGTGAGCAGGAGAATACCCTGAACCAGCTGCTCGTGGAGATGGACG GATTCAGCTCTACCACAAACGTCGTCGTGCTGGCTGGCACCAACCGCCCCGATGTCCTTGATCCAGCCCTGATGCGGCCAGGCCGCTTCGACCGTCAGATTTACATTG GCCCCCCGGACATCAAAGGCAGGTCGTCTATCTTCAGGGTCCACCTGCGTCCACTCAAGTTGGATGAGAGCCTCAGCAAGGATGCCCTGGCGAGGAAGCTTGCAGCCCTCACTCCAGGCTTCACAG GTGCTGATATTTCTAATGTTTGCAACGAAGCTGCCCTGATCGCCGCCCGCCACCTCAGCCCCTCTGTCGGGGAGAAGCACTTCGAGCAGGCCATCGAGAGGGTCATTGGAG GCCTTGAGAAGAAGACACAGGTCCTGCAGCCCAATGAGAAGATGACGGTGGCCTACCACGAGGCTGGCCATGCAGTGGTGGGCTGGTTCCTGGAACACGCAGACCCCCTGCTCAAG GTGTCCATCGTCCCCCGGGGCAAGGGGCTCGGCTATGCCCAGTGCCTGCCCAGGGAGCAGTACCTGTACACGCGGGAGCAGCTCTTTGACCGCATGTGCGCCATGCTGGGCGGCCGCGTGGCTGAGCAGCTGTTCTTCGGGCGGGTCACCACGGGGGCCCAGGACGACCTGAGAAAGGTCACCCAGAGCGCCTATGCCCAG ATCGTGCAGTTCGGAATGAGCGAGAAGCTGGGCCAGGTGTCCTTCGATCTCCCACGGCCGGGCGAGGCACTGGTGGAGAAGCCGTTCAGCGAGGCCACGGCCCAGCTCATAGACGAGGAGGTGCGGCGGCTCATCGGCTCCGCGCATGCGCGCACCCTGGACCTGCTCACCCGCTGCCGCGAGCAGGTGGACAAG GTGGGCAGGCGGCTGCTGGAGAAGGAGGTGCTGGAGCGGGCTGACATGGTGGAGCTGCTCGGGCCACGGCCGTTCGCCGAGAAGATCACCTATGAGGAGCTCGTGGAGGGCACGGGcggcctggaggaggacacggcccTTCCTGAGGGTCTGCAGGGCTGGCGTGGGGGGCCGGAGGAGGGCGGCTTAGGGCGCCCGCTGCAGGAGAGCCCAGCCTAG
- the LOC133053933 gene encoding AFG3-like protein 1 isoform X1, whose protein sequence is MSQRLVAAAGSRAVAGPLAVLWRCGLGPRGGRTFGAGVRALGTAQQCLQGTRSQQSALQIRLASVSQWLCSEPPKGTNEPKDAGSGADRGKRRGKQDDFAWWKRMQKGETPWDDKDLRSLAVLGAGVAAGFLYFYFRDPGKEITWKHFVQYYLARGLVDRLEVVNKQFVRVIPAPGTSPEKYAWFSIGSVDTFERNLQTAQWELGIEPPNQTAVVYTTESNGSFLRSLVPTLLLIGIFLYVMRRGPMGAGRGRRGGGLFGIGETIAKIIKDDIGVRFADVAGCEEAKLEIMEFVNFLKNPKQYQDLGAKIPKGALLTGPPGTGKTLLAKATAGEAGVPFITVNGSEFLEMFVGVGPARVRDMFAMARKNAPCILFVDEIDAIGRKRGRGHFGGQSEQENTLNQLLVEMDGFSSTTNVVVLAGTNRPDVLDPALMRPGRFDRQIYIGPPDIKGRSSIFRVHLRPLKLDESLSKDALARKLAALTPGFTGADISNVCNEAALIAARHLSPSVGEKHFEQAIERVIGGLEKKTQVLQPNEKMTVAYHEAGHAVVGWFLEHADPLLKVSIVPRGKGLGYAQCLPREQYLYTREQLFDRMCAMLGGRVAEQLFFGRVTTGAQDDLRKVTQSAYAQIVQFGMSEKLGQVSFDLPRPGEALVEKPFSEATAQLIDEEVRRLIGSAHARTLDLLTRCREQVDKVGRRLLEKEVLERADMVELLGPRPFAEKITYEELVEGTGGLEEDTALPEGLQGWRGGPEEGGLGRPLQESPA, encoded by the exons TGTCTCCAGGGAACCCGCTCTCAGCAGTCGGCTCTGCAGATAAGACTGGCGTCAGTTTCCCAGTGGCTGTGTTCAGAACCACCCAAAG GAACTAATGAACCAAAGGATGCTGGTTCTGGAGCagacagagggaagagaagaggaaagcaaGATGACTTTGCCTGGTGGAAACGGATGCAGAAG GGGGAGACTCCCTGGGACGACAAGGATCTCCGCAGTCTGGCCGTGCTGGGGGCAGGTGTTGCTGCGGGATTTCTCTACTTCTATTTCCGAGATCCTGGGAAGGAAATCACTTGGAAGCACTTTGTGCAGTATTACCTGGCGAGAGGTCTG GTGGATCGGCTGGAAGTCGTGAATAAACAGTTCGTGCGTGTTATTCCTGCCCCTGGGACATCACCTGAG AAGTATGCGTGGTTCAGCATTGGCAGCGTGGACACCTTCGAGCGCAACCTGCAGACTGCCCAGTGGGAGCTAGGCATTGAGCCCCCCAACCAGACGGCTGTGGTCTACACCACTGAGAGCAATGG GTCTTTCTTGCGAAGCCTGGTGCCCACCCTTCTCCTGATTGGCATCTTCCTCTATGTCATGAGGAGGGGTCCGATGGGGGCTGGGCGTGGTAGGCGAGGAGGGGGCCTCTTCGGCATTGGTGAGACAATAGCCAAAATCATCAAGGATGACATCGGCGTGCGGTTTGCAGACGTGGCTGGTTGCGAAGAAGCCAAGCTGGAGATCATGGAGTTTGTGAATTTCCTAAAGAACCCCAAACAGTACCAGGACCTTGGGGCCAAAATTCCAAAG GGAGCCCTGCTCACAGGTCCTCCTGGTACCGGCAAGACACTTCTTGCCAAGGCAACCGCGGGGGAGGCTGGTGTGCCCTTCATCACCGTGAATGGGTCTGAGTTCCTGGAGATGTTTGTTGGTGTTGGCCCAGCTCGG GTTCGTGACATGTTTGCAATGGCCCGGAAAAATGCTCCCTGTATCTTGTTCGTTGATGAGATTGATGCAATTGGCCGGAAGCGTGGGCGTGGGCACTTTGGAGGCCAGAGTGAGCAGGAGAATACCCTGAACCAGCTGCTCGTGGAGATGGACG GATTCAGCTCTACCACAAACGTCGTCGTGCTGGCTGGCACCAACCGCCCCGATGTCCTTGATCCAGCCCTGATGCGGCCAGGCCGCTTCGACCGTCAGATTTACATTG GCCCCCCGGACATCAAAGGCAGGTCGTCTATCTTCAGGGTCCACCTGCGTCCACTCAAGTTGGATGAGAGCCTCAGCAAGGATGCCCTGGCGAGGAAGCTTGCAGCCCTCACTCCAGGCTTCACAG GTGCTGATATTTCTAATGTTTGCAACGAAGCTGCCCTGATCGCCGCCCGCCACCTCAGCCCCTCTGTCGGGGAGAAGCACTTCGAGCAGGCCATCGAGAGGGTCATTGGAG GCCTTGAGAAGAAGACACAGGTCCTGCAGCCCAATGAGAAGATGACGGTGGCCTACCACGAGGCTGGCCATGCAGTGGTGGGCTGGTTCCTGGAACACGCAGACCCCCTGCTCAAG GTGTCCATCGTCCCCCGGGGCAAGGGGCTCGGCTATGCCCAGTGCCTGCCCAGGGAGCAGTACCTGTACACGCGGGAGCAGCTCTTTGACCGCATGTGCGCCATGCTGGGCGGCCGCGTGGCTGAGCAGCTGTTCTTCGGGCGGGTCACCACGGGGGCCCAGGACGACCTGAGAAAGGTCACCCAGAGCGCCTATGCCCAG ATCGTGCAGTTCGGAATGAGCGAGAAGCTGGGCCAGGTGTCCTTCGATCTCCCACGGCCGGGCGAGGCACTGGTGGAGAAGCCGTTCAGCGAGGCCACGGCCCAGCTCATAGACGAGGAGGTGCGGCGGCTCATCGGCTCCGCGCATGCGCGCACCCTGGACCTGCTCACCCGCTGCCGCGAGCAGGTGGACAAG GTGGGCAGGCGGCTGCTGGAGAAGGAGGTGCTGGAGCGGGCTGACATGGTGGAGCTGCTCGGGCCACGGCCGTTCGCCGAGAAGATCACCTATGAGGAGCTCGTGGAGGGCACGGGcggcctggaggaggacacggcccTTCCTGAGGGTCTGCAGGGCTGGCGTGGGGGGCCGGAGGAGGGCGGCTTAGGGCGCCCGCTGCAGGAGAGCCCAGCCTAG
- the DBNDD1 gene encoding dysbindin domain-containing protein 1, giving the protein MEPPEGASPGGLVKEVDVPQAALSTPVPVTGTGSQSPVAEEEFGVPIPAPGLLQVTERRQPLSSVSSLEVHFDLLDLTELTDMSDQELAEVFADSDDENVASDSHAGLHPLPRAGCLRSPSWTRTRAEQNREKQPFGDPERQPAIVDTILTVERPKED; this is encoded by the exons ATGGAGCCCCCGGAGGGCGCCAGCCCGGGAG GCTTAGTTAAGGAGGTCGACGTGCCACAGGCTGCTCTCAGCACCCCCGTCCCTGTCACAGGGACCGGTAGCCAGTCTCCCGTGGCTGAGGAGGAGTTCGGCGTCCCAATACCAGCACCAGGGCTCCTGCAGGTCACGGAAAGGCGGC agcCGCTGAGCAGCGTCTCCTCCCTGGAGGTGCACTTCGACCTACTGGACCTCACCGAGCTGACCGACATGTCTGACCAGGAGCTGGCCGAGGTCTTTGCAGACTCGGACGACGAGAATGTGGCCAGCGACTCGCATGCAG GCCTACACCCACTGCCCCGAGCCGGCTGTCTGCGCTCACCCTCCTGGACGCGCACCAGGGCAGAGCAGAACCGTGAGAAGCAGCCCTTTGGCGATCCTGAGCGGCAGCCTGCCATTGTGGACACGATTCTTACTGTGGAGAGGCCCAAGGAGGACTAG